In Pseudosulfitobacter sp. DSM 107133, one genomic interval encodes:
- a CDS encoding UPF0280 family protein has protein sequence MSWQESPTAHLSPDGSLRLIHGPIDLIVTAHGPAPAVRAAYLRASDAFKPVLSNLVSELSRLRQCDGPAPTGGIARKMHQATRPFAPTFITPMAAVAGAVADHILTALLAQNHSLTRAHVNNGGDIALWTANQPLRLAICEDPTTAAPGAQAEIGPRDGIGGVATSGWRGRSHSLGIADAVTVLAATAAQADAAATLIANAIDLPDHPAITRAPANSLSPDSDLGARRVTTDVAPLSAHDLRTALDRGVLRARTYAARGLIVGACLACQGERRMIGTTISARPLRDQSQPKDLIHA, from the coding sequence ATGAGCTGGCAGGAATCCCCAACGGCGCATCTGTCGCCCGACGGCAGCCTGCGGCTGATCCACGGGCCGATTGACCTGATCGTCACGGCCCACGGCCCCGCACCGGCGGTGCGCGCCGCCTATCTGCGCGCCTCGGATGCTTTCAAACCCGTGCTGAGCAATCTGGTATCGGAACTGTCGCGCTTGCGCCAATGCGACGGACCTGCCCCCACCGGCGGGATTGCCCGCAAGATGCATCAGGCCACGCGCCCCTTTGCGCCCACGTTCATCACCCCGATGGCCGCCGTGGCCGGCGCCGTGGCAGATCACATCCTGACCGCCCTGCTGGCCCAGAACCACAGCCTGACCCGCGCCCATGTCAACAACGGCGGCGACATCGCCCTGTGGACCGCGAACCAGCCCCTGCGCCTTGCCATTTGCGAGGACCCCACCACCGCCGCCCCCGGCGCACAGGCCGAAATCGGGCCGCGCGACGGCATCGGCGGCGTGGCCACATCGGGCTGGCGGGGCCGGTCGCATTCGCTGGGCATTGCCGATGCGGTGACCGTGCTGGCCGCCACTGCGGCGCAGGCCGACGCTGCCGCCACGCTGATCGCCAACGCCATCGACCTGCCCGACCACCCCGCCATCACCCGCGCCCCCGCCAACAGCCTGTCACCCGACAGCGATCTGGGCGCACGGCGGGTCACCACCGATGTGGCCCCGCTGTCGGCCCATGACCTGCGCACCGCTCTTGACCGTGGCGTGTTGCGGGCCAGAACCTATGCCGCGCGTGGCCTGATTGTCGGCGCATGTCTTGCCTGTCAGGGTGAAAGACGCATGATCGGCACAACCATTTCCGCCCGCCCCCTGCGGGACCAGTCACAGCCCAAGGACCTTATCCATGCCTGA
- a CDS encoding amino acid synthesis family protein: MPEPVIRKTALLTETIYHEGGPAPAKPQRRAACMTVIANPFAGRYVEDIQGFMEDLKPLGAEMAQQLIDALGGDPAAIQGYGKGAIVGTNGELEHGALWHVPGGYAMRDTIADSMAIVPSTKKIGSPGTRLDVPITHSNASYVRSHFDAMEVGLPDGPKADEILLVLVMSTGPRIHARVGGLAAEDVKGEDGLR; the protein is encoded by the coding sequence ATGCCTGAACCCGTCATCCGCAAAACGGCGCTCCTGACCGAGACCATCTATCACGAGGGCGGCCCCGCCCCCGCAAAACCCCAGCGCCGCGCCGCCTGCATGACCGTCATCGCCAACCCCTTTGCCGGACGCTATGTCGAAGATATTCAGGGCTTTATGGAAGACCTGAAGCCTTTGGGCGCAGAAATGGCACAACAACTGATCGACGCCCTTGGCGGTGATCCCGCTGCGATCCAGGGCTATGGCAAGGGCGCCATCGTCGGCACCAACGGCGAACTGGAACACGGCGCGCTGTGGCATGTGCCCGGCGGCTATGCCATGCGCGACACCATTGCCGACAGCATGGCCATCGTGCCCTCGACCAAGAAAATCGGCAGCCCCGGCACCCGGCTTGATGTGCCGATCACCCACAGCAACGCTTCCTATGTGCGCAGCCATTTCGACGCGATGGAGGTCGGCCTGCCCGACGGTCCCAAGGCCGACGAAATCCTGTTGGTGCTGGTGATGAGCACGGGGCCGCGCATTCACGCCCGCGTCGGCGGTCTGGCCGCCGAGGACGTCAAGGGCGAGGACGGCTTGCGGTGA
- a CDS encoding amino acid synthesis family protein, whose product MNLRRIITLVEETRTEMGQPVSPPARRALAAAVIVNPYAGRYVADLAELFETGAELGTLLGAEALTALGCAAGDVQGYGKAALVGEDGELEHAAALLHPTLGAPLRDVLGGGKALVPSSKAMGAPGTVIDVPLGHKDAAYVRSHFDGMRLQLPDAPRRGEIVVAVALQLGGRPNPRVGGLRHSEVTGADGLR is encoded by the coding sequence GTGAACCTGCGCCGGATCATAACGCTGGTCGAAGAGACACGCACCGAAATGGGCCAACCCGTTTCGCCCCCCGCACGGCGCGCGCTGGCGGCGGCGGTGATCGTGAACCCCTATGCGGGCCGCTATGTCGCGGATCTGGCAGAGCTGTTCGAAACAGGTGCCGAACTGGGCACCCTGCTGGGAGCCGAGGCGCTGACCGCACTGGGCTGTGCGGCAGGCGATGTTCAGGGATACGGCAAAGCCGCCCTTGTCGGCGAAGACGGCGAACTGGAACATGCCGCGGCCCTTTTGCACCCGACACTGGGCGCGCCGCTGCGTGACGTGCTGGGTGGTGGCAAGGCGCTGGTGCCCTCGTCCAAGGCGATGGGCGCTCCGGGCACCGTGATCGACGTGCCGCTGGGCCACAAGGACGCCGCCTATGTGCGCAGCCACTTTGACGGGATGCGGCTGCAATTGCCTGACGCCCCGCGTCGTGGTGAAATCGTCGTGGCCGTGGCGCTGCAACTGGGCGGGCGGCCCAATCCGCGCGTTGGAGGGCTACGGCACTCAGAAGTCACCGGCGCAGACGGGCTGCGCTAG
- a CDS encoding aromatic ring-hydroxylating dioxygenase subunit alpha has protein sequence MSNFIRNAWYVAAWSTEIDDTLRRFTILGDHVVMYRKSDGGVVALEDRCPHRLLPLSKGKRVGDNVQCGYHGLTFDCSGACVRVPGQTNLPKSAYVEAFPTEERHGIVWIWMGDPARADTSKVFDMPEFTDPAWKVHHGDALHLKSNYLNVAENLVDPAHVSFVHPTTLGNAASENVPVHVQTEGEAILAWRWIRDAEPIGFFKAFGGFTGHVDRWHYYYLYTPCTAVIDFGSAPTKDAIAEDERDKGVRIFALHFITPVTETYSIDRWMHIRNTALDDPDAEETMDKMFRVAFQEDKAILEAVQEEENRPAKRRPIRIAIDKGPLVYRKRINDLIELERTEDLASDPSPAFVYHD, from the coding sequence ATGTCGAATTTCATCCGCAACGCCTGGTACGTCGCTGCATGGTCGACCGAGATCGACGACACCCTGCGCCGCTTTACCATCCTTGGCGATCACGTCGTCATGTACCGCAAATCCGACGGCGGTGTCGTGGCACTCGAAGACCGCTGCCCCCACCGTCTGCTGCCCCTGTCCAAGGGCAAGCGCGTGGGCGACAACGTGCAATGCGGCTATCACGGGCTGACCTTCGACTGTTCCGGTGCCTGCGTGCGGGTGCCGGGCCAGACCAACCTGCCCAAATCCGCCTATGTCGAGGCCTTCCCGACCGAAGAACGCCACGGCATCGTCTGGATCTGGATGGGCGACCCGGCCCGCGCCGACACCTCGAAAGTGTTCGACATGCCCGAATTCACCGATCCCGCCTGGAAGGTCCACCACGGCGATGCGCTGCACCTGAAATCGAACTATCTGAACGTGGCCGAAAACCTGGTTGATCCGGCCCACGTCAGCTTTGTCCACCCCACCACGCTGGGCAATGCCGCATCCGAAAACGTCCCCGTGCATGTGCAGACCGAAGGCGAGGCAATCCTCGCATGGCGCTGGATTCGCGACGCCGAACCCATCGGCTTTTTCAAGGCATTCGGCGGCTTCACCGGCCACGTCGACCGCTGGCACTATTATTACCTTTACACCCCCTGCACCGCCGTGATCGACTTTGGCTCGGCCCCCACCAAGGACGCCATTGCCGAGGACGAGCGCGACAAGGGGGTGCGCATCTTTGCCCTGCACTTTATCACACCGGTGACAGAAACCTATTCGATCGACCGCTGGATGCACATCCGCAACACCGCGCTTGACGATCCCGATGCCGAAGAGACCATGGACAAAATGTTCCGCGTCGCCTTTCAGGAAGACAAGGCAATCCTTGAAGCCGTGCAAGAGGAAGAAAACCGCCCCGCCAAACGCCGCCCGATCCGCATTGCCATCGACAAGGGGCCGCTTGTGTATCGCAAGCGCATCAATGACCTGATCGAACTCGAACGCACCGAAGATCTGGCAAGCGACCCCTCGCCTGCCTTTGTCTACCACGACTAA